A region from the Nostoc sp. HK-01 genome encodes:
- a CDS encoding phage SPO1 DNA polymerase-related protein yields the protein MSSDIQLSLFGESNFSQKELIPTDAKIPILTGTYNNMTELAQHCNQCQRCELGQTRTHAVVGRGHLKAPIMIVGEAPGQNEDETGLPFVGRSGQLLEKILESVNLTTEHDVYIGNINKCRPPNNRVPTPQEMAACIPYLLEQIRLVDPKIILLTGATAVKGLTGEKQGITKIRGQWIEWQGRLCMPIFHPSYLLRNPSKEKGSPKWLMWQDIQAVRAKYDELKQNL from the coding sequence ATGAGCAGCGATATTCAACTCAGTCTCTTTGGTGAATCTAACTTCTCTCAAAAAGAACTGATTCCTACAGATGCCAAAATTCCCATTCTGACGGGAACCTACAACAATATGACCGAGTTGGCACAACACTGCAATCAGTGCCAGCGTTGCGAATTAGGACAAACTCGCACTCATGCGGTGGTAGGGCGTGGTCATCTCAAAGCCCCAATCATGATTGTGGGAGAAGCACCAGGGCAGAACGAAGATGAAACAGGTTTACCATTTGTCGGTAGATCTGGGCAGTTGCTAGAGAAAATCTTGGAATCTGTAAATTTAACTACTGAGCATGATGTATACATTGGTAACATCAATAAATGCAGACCACCCAATAATCGTGTTCCTACTCCTCAGGAAATGGCCGCTTGCATTCCATATTTGTTAGAACAAATTCGCTTAGTTGATCCAAAAATCATTTTGTTAACAGGTGCAACGGCAGTTAAAGGATTAACTGGCGAAAAACAGGGAATCACCAAAATTCGTGGTCAGTGGATAGAGTGGCAAGGCCGTTTATGTATGCCAATTTTTCATCCCTCCTACTTATTGCGTAACCCATCTAAGGAAAAAGGCAGCCCAAAATGGTTGATGTGGCAAGATATCCAAGCAGTACGCGCTAAGTATGATGAACTTAAACAAAATCTTTGA
- a CDS encoding hypothetical protein (similar to phytochrome), with product MQIHSHQEFDPRSNKPVEQGLRRVLDRLVSTMQRDALIRQTTNQLRESLQADRVILYYFYWQWQGQVTFESLSSDKYSILGSTGQDNCFTDEYAALYLAGRIRAIANIDQESLESCHREFLQSIQVRANLVVPILVPKGLWGLLVAHQCQAPRIWSQADIDLMQTAAKTLATDYNILGS from the coding sequence GTGCAAATTCATTCTCACCAAGAATTTGACCCCAGATCAAACAAACCTGTTGAACAGGGGTTGCGAAGAGTTTTAGATCGCTTGGTTAGCACAATGCAGCGTGATGCCTTGATTAGACAAACAACTAATCAATTGAGAGAATCGCTTCAGGCCGATCGCGTAATTTTATATTATTTTTATTGGCAGTGGCAGGGACAGGTCACTTTTGAATCCTTAAGTTCAGATAAATATTCAATCTTAGGTTCCACAGGGCAAGATAATTGTTTTACTGATGAATATGCAGCTTTGTATTTAGCTGGCAGAATTAGAGCGATCGCTAATATTGATCAAGAATCATTAGAAAGCTGTCACCGAGAATTTCTCCAAAGCATCCAGGTACGTGCTAACTTAGTTGTGCCTATTTTAGTCCCCAAAGGATTGTGGGGTTTACTCGTGGCGCATCAATGTCAAGCACCCCGTATTTGGTCGCAAGCAGATATCGACTTAATGCAAACAGCAGCCAAAACCCTAGCCACAGACTACAACATTTTAGGAAGTTAA
- a CDS encoding short-chain dehydrogenase/reductase SDR, which translates to MNQPLIDKVALVTGGSRGIGAAIAKRLAQEGAAVAFTYTSSSQKAEDLAQAIQAAGGQALAIRADSADVEAVKNAIAQTVKTFGRLDILVNNAGVAALAPIDQFSLDEFDRLIAVNIKGVFVATQEALRHMGKGGRIIMIGSINSDVVPFVGGSVYALTKGAIASFTRGLARDLGERGITVNNIQPGPIDTDMNPADGAFAEQLKKAIAIGRYGQADEIADMVAYLASPGAAFVTGASLKIDGGITA; encoded by the coding sequence ATGAATCAACCACTCATAGATAAAGTTGCATTGGTTACTGGAGGTTCGCGTGGCATTGGTGCTGCGATCGCCAAACGTCTTGCCCAGGAGGGTGCTGCTGTCGCTTTTACATACACTAGTTCATCACAGAAAGCCGAGGATTTAGCGCAAGCCATTCAAGCGGCAGGCGGTCAGGCGTTGGCAATTCGTGCTGATAGTGCAGATGTTGAAGCAGTGAAAAACGCGATCGCCCAAACCGTAAAGACTTTTGGTCGCCTCGATATCTTAGTGAATAATGCTGGAGTTGCTGCCTTAGCCCCAATTGATCAGTTCTCGCTCGATGAGTTTGATAGATTGATTGCAGTGAACATTAAGGGAGTCTTTGTAGCGACTCAGGAGGCATTACGCCACATGGGCAAAGGGGGACGAATTATCATGATTGGTAGCATTAATAGCGATGTTGTTCCCTTTGTGGGTGGCTCTGTCTATGCGTTGACTAAGGGTGCGATCGCAAGTTTTACCCGTGGGCTTGCCCGCGATCTGGGGGAACGTGGCATCACGGTCAACAATATTCAGCCTGGCCCCATTGATACTGATATGAACCCAGCCGATGGAGCTTTTGCCGAGCAGTTAAAAAAAGCGATCGCCATCGGTCGTTACGGTCAAGCCGACGAGATTGCCGATATGGTTGCCTATCTTGCAAGCCCCGGAGCCGCCTTTGTAACTGGTGCGAGTCTGAAGATTGATGGTGGAATTACGGCTTAA
- a CDS encoding tRNA (uracil-5-)-methyltransferase Gid yields MIMEQQPIQVIGGGLAGTEAAWQIAQAGVPVIFHEMRPKRFSPAHHTEHLAELVCSNSFGAMASDRAAGLLHEELRQLGSIVISKADEHAVPAGGALAVDRGQFSQDLTAAVSNHPLVEFRRGEVNAIPEGIVVLATGPLTSPDLAADLHRFTGMEYMSFFDAASPIIVGESINRDIAFMASRYDKGEAAYLNCPMNKEQYLQFWQALCQAEQTELKDFERETAKFFEACLPIEELAQRGEDTMRYGPLKPVGLSDSRTGERPYAVVQLRQEDKAGQLWNMVGFQTNLRWGEQKRVFQLIPGLEKAEFVRLGVMHRNTFINAPQLMQPTLQFKQRPTLLAAGQLIGTEGYTAAAAGGWLAGTNAARLALGKEPLIVPPTTMLGALLDFISSASPKHFQPMPPNFGILPDLGTKIKSKQERYGRYRDRSLADLVNWKSQLVSTIGLTQENEKLGF; encoded by the coding sequence ATGATTATGGAACAACAACCGATACAAGTAATTGGAGGTGGACTAGCTGGGACAGAAGCAGCGTGGCAAATTGCCCAGGCGGGAGTACCTGTAATTTTTCATGAAATGCGTCCCAAACGCTTTAGCCCTGCCCATCATACAGAACATTTGGCCGAGTTAGTTTGTAGTAATTCTTTTGGGGCGATGGCCAGCGATCGCGCTGCTGGATTACTCCACGAAGAACTGCGACAATTAGGTTCTATTGTTATATCTAAAGCTGATGAACACGCGGTTCCGGCTGGTGGGGCGCTGGCAGTAGACAGAGGCCAATTTAGTCAAGATTTAACAGCAGCAGTATCAAACCATCCTTTAGTAGAATTTCGGCGCGGTGAAGTCAATGCTATCCCCGAAGGCATTGTGGTGTTAGCAACCGGGCCGTTAACTAGTCCTGACTTAGCCGCAGACTTGCACCGCTTCACCGGGATGGAGTACATGAGCTTTTTTGACGCGGCTAGTCCCATTATTGTTGGTGAGTCAATTAATCGTGACATTGCCTTTATGGCATCGCGGTATGACAAAGGTGAAGCCGCCTATCTCAACTGTCCGATGAATAAAGAACAGTATTTGCAGTTTTGGCAAGCCCTGTGTCAAGCCGAACAAACAGAACTGAAAGATTTTGAACGGGAAACAGCGAAGTTTTTTGAAGCTTGTTTACCAATTGAAGAATTGGCGCAACGGGGCGAAGATACGATGCGTTATGGCCCCTTAAAGCCAGTAGGTTTATCTGATAGCCGCACCGGGGAGCGTCCCTACGCTGTTGTGCAGTTACGCCAAGAAGATAAAGCTGGACAACTGTGGAATATGGTAGGCTTTCAAACTAATCTGCGTTGGGGTGAACAAAAACGCGTATTTCAACTGATCCCTGGTTTAGAAAAGGCTGAGTTTGTACGGCTGGGAGTTATGCACCGTAATACTTTTATCAATGCACCCCAACTGATGCAGCCGACATTACAATTTAAACAACGTCCTACGTTATTAGCGGCGGGACAGTTAATTGGCACGGAAGGTTACACCGCCGCCGCTGCTGGTGGTTGGCTGGCGGGAACCAATGCAGCCCGACTGGCTTTGGGTAAAGAACCGTTGATTGTACCGCCAACAACAATGCTAGGGGCGTTATTAGATTTTATTAGTTCGGCTTCTCCCAAACATTTTCAACCAATGCCGCCCAACTTCGGTATTTTGCCGGATTTAGGTACAAAAATTAAAAGTAAACAAGAGCGTTATGGACGTTACCGTGATCGCTCTTTAGCAGACTTAGTTAACTGGAAATCTCAATTAGTATCAACCATAGGACTTACGCAAGAGAACGAAAAATTAGGGTTTTAG
- a CDS encoding peptidoglycan-binding domain 1: MKFGIDIGHNSPPDTGARGIKIEDNLTLEVGNKVIEKLKALGHEVISCRPDRPSSSVKDSLSQRVNKANANRVEVFVSIHFNSFNGQANGTEVFAGSETSRKIAKPVLDEIVKLGFFNRGVKSGSHLFVIRNTNMPAILVEGCFIDSQKDVNLFNSEAMANAIVKGLTGKVPTTPVPPVPDEEQNVDTTTLRLQKALNRLKITDKNGKPLVEDNVLGEITSSAVENFQKIVGIAPSGVANTSTWNAINLILAKRIIRPNHAGGTVVRYLQYRVGVETDGVYGPQTEAAIKKYQQQNGLTADGIVGPNSWQKLIG, from the coding sequence ATGAAATTTGGCATTGATATCGGACATAATTCTCCTCCAGATACTGGGGCTAGAGGGATAAAAATAGAAGATAATTTAACATTAGAAGTCGGCAATAAAGTTATAGAAAAATTAAAGGCTTTGGGGCATGAAGTCATTTCATGTAGACCAGACCGCCCTAGCTCTTCGGTGAAAGATTCACTTTCACAAAGAGTCAATAAAGCCAATGCTAATCGAGTGGAAGTATTTGTCTCTATACATTTTAACTCTTTTAACGGCCAAGCCAACGGTACAGAAGTGTTTGCAGGTAGTGAGACAAGTAGAAAAATAGCGAAGCCTGTATTAGATGAAATTGTCAAATTAGGCTTTTTTAATCGGGGTGTTAAAAGTGGTTCTCACTTATTTGTGATCCGCAATACTAATATGCCTGCAATTTTAGTAGAGGGTTGCTTTATTGATTCCCAAAAAGATGTGAATCTTTTTAACTCGGAAGCAATGGCTAATGCTATTGTCAAAGGCTTAACGGGTAAAGTTCCTACCACTCCTGTTCCTCCTGTCCCCGATGAAGAACAGAATGTTGATACCACAACGCTCAGATTACAAAAAGCTTTAAATCGGTTAAAAATTACCGATAAAAATGGTAAGCCCTTAGTAGAAGATAATGTCTTGGGAGAAATAACTAGTTCTGCTGTAGAGAACTTTCAAAAAATTGTAGGAATAGCCCCATCGGGAGTTGCCAACACATCTACATGGAATGCGATAAATCTGATTTTGGCAAAACGCATTATCCGACCCAACCACGCTGGGGGAACAGTGGTACGATATCTACAATACCGCGTTGGTGTGGAAACTGATGGTGTTTACGGCCCGCAAACAGAAGCAGCCATCAAGAAATACCAACAGCAAAATGGTTTAACTGCTGATGGAATTGTTGGGCCAAATTCTTGGCAAAAACTAATTGGCTAA
- a CDS encoding response regulator receiver domain protein: MVRLAYQKRREIPIDFSGEKMYLAHSFISDGKQQNSQKPLILAVEDNDDNLLLISYALESLGCQFICQSDSSSTFVVAKEYQPDLIMLDILLPSLSGIEVVRYLKNDSLTYKIPVLAVTALATREDRQRILQAGFDEYISKPFLIEDLETVVRRLLRGKLEPHSSYELCQD; encoded by the coding sequence ATGGTTCGTCTAGCATATCAAAAAAGACGAGAAATCCCCATTGATTTTTCTGGAGAAAAGATGTATCTAGCACATTCATTCATCAGTGATGGCAAGCAACAGAACTCTCAGAAGCCTTTAATTTTGGCAGTGGAAGATAATGATGATAATCTCCTGCTAATTAGTTATGCTCTTGAGTCGCTAGGCTGTCAATTCATCTGTCAATCAGACAGTTCCTCAACGTTTGTGGTAGCTAAAGAGTATCAGCCAGACTTAATCATGCTAGATATTTTGTTACCTAGTCTCAGTGGGATTGAAGTTGTCCGTTATCTTAAGAACGATTCGCTAACTTACAAAATTCCCGTACTTGCGGTTACAGCTTTAGCCACCAGAGAAGATCGACAACGCATCCTCCAGGCTGGATTTGATGAATACATCAGCAAACCATTCTTAATTGAGGATTTAGAAACGGTTGTGCGTCGTCTGCTCAGGGGAAAATTAGAGCCACATTCCAGTTATGAACTGTGTCAGGATTAA
- a CDS encoding response regulator receiver signal transduction histidine kinase, which yields MSVVEKPKIDRILAVDDTKDNLILVQTILESEGYQIDLVSDGKSALKYVEQSPPDLILLDVMMPGMDGYEVTRRIRQNPEIKSYVPILLITAFHESSVVEGLDNGADDFIRKPFDTDELLARVRSLLRLKHSLDEQQKMSRQREDFVSRLTHDLRTPLVAADRMLGLFQDETFCKISPEMKQAISVMIRSNQNLMQMVNTLLEVYRLEAGKKTFNDEVCNLPEIVQEVVSELSPLTNEKNLYVEVDTSGLAQNTTDPGIVMGDALELRRVFNNLLGNAIKFTDTGGITICFSEETNNLQGKTWVIITIEDTGYGIAPEDQAGIFERFRQGRNKRSGSGLGLHLSYRIAEAHGGNITVASELGKGSVFTVRLPKSIEENKE from the coding sequence ATGTCTGTAGTGGAAAAGCCTAAAATTGATCGGATTCTTGCTGTTGATGACACTAAAGATAACCTGATTTTAGTTCAAACAATTTTAGAAAGTGAAGGTTATCAAATTGATTTAGTTTCCGACGGTAAATCAGCTTTAAAATATGTGGAACAATCTCCGCCTGATTTAATTCTGCTTGATGTGATGATGCCAGGGATGGACGGTTATGAAGTTACTCGTCGCATTCGTCAGAACCCAGAAATTAAAAGTTATGTTCCGATTCTGCTAATCACCGCCTTTCATGAATCGAGTGTTGTGGAAGGACTTGACAATGGTGCTGATGATTTTATTCGCAAACCTTTTGATACAGATGAACTCTTAGCGAGAGTGCGATCGCTATTGCGACTCAAGCACAGTTTAGACGAACAGCAAAAAATGTCTCGCCAACGAGAAGACTTTGTATCACGCCTCACCCATGATTTGCGTACCCCCTTAGTAGCGGCTGATCGAATGCTGGGTTTGTTTCAAGACGAAACATTCTGCAAAATTTCGCCAGAAATGAAACAAGCGATTTCCGTCATGATTCGCAGCAACCAAAACTTAATGCAAATGGTCAATACCTTGCTAGAAGTTTATCGTCTAGAGGCAGGGAAAAAGACCTTTAACGATGAAGTTTGTAACTTACCAGAAATAGTTCAAGAAGTAGTCAGCGAATTATCACCCCTAACTAATGAGAAAAATTTATATGTAGAAGTAGACACCAGTGGTTTAGCGCAAAATACAACAGATCCTGGTATTGTCATGGGTGATGCTTTAGAACTACGTCGGGTGTTCAATAACCTCCTGGGTAACGCCATCAAATTTACCGATACAGGCGGGATCACAATTTGCTTCTCAGAAGAAACAAACAACCTTCAAGGTAAAACTTGGGTCATCATCACAATTGAAGATACAGGTTATGGTATCGCCCCAGAAGACCAAGCAGGAATTTTCGAGCGATTTCGTCAAGGCAGAAATAAGCGATCTGGTAGTGGTTTAGGGCTACATCTCTCCTATAGAATTGCCGAAGCGCACGGTGGTAATATTACAGTTGCCTCTGAACTGGGTAAAGGCAGTGTGTTTACAGTACGACTACCAAAAAGTATTGAAGAAAACAAAGAGTAG